One window of the Triticum dicoccoides isolate Atlit2015 ecotype Zavitan chromosome 3B, WEW_v2.0, whole genome shotgun sequence genome contains the following:
- the LOC119277550 gene encoding vegetative cell wall protein gp1-like — protein sequence MSHPSGLTPPLAESPSGSPLPDPPNQPPPLLPSHPSRPSPSEQQLPCLRLDSPVVGQSNQQMSAPRALLPFPSCFCFSLSHAALALSVVFAAPPWTASSVDFVCRPVGPPASVPRRPRPRLAPPLPSSRRRAAPVGTPGGHGRYPFRARRPLPCRPPHRFQRCLLLLATSRQQLQPWPCSSFPPSSEIRSAPPLAGSGTRRLPAPIPLFPAAVRHLQSPSRRSWDQAAPPRPAYCPARAKDRAQPLLPLLRAQFGIERRPPRPFVDRACSAWASSLQGPAPLPGLLPTEPAHEACFGFVPEL from the exons atgtcccatccctCCGGTCTCACGCCACCGCTAGCTgaatccccctcgggatctccGCTGCCCGATCCACCCAATCAACCTCCACCTCTCCTCCCGAGCCACCCCTCCCGTCCATCACCGTCGGAGCAGCAGCTCCCATGCCTGCGCCTCGACAGCCCCGTCGTCGGCCAATCCAACCAGCAGATGAGTGCCCCGAGAGCCTTGCTCCCTTTTCCCTCCTgcttctgtttctctctctctcacgctgCTCTCGCTCTCTCTGTTGTCTTCGCAGCGCCTCCATGGACAGCCTCCTCGGTTGACTTCGTGTGCCGCCCCGTTGGACCTCCAGCTTCAGTCCCTCGTCGCCCACGCCCTCGCCTTGCTCCGCCCTTGCCGTCGTCCCGCAGGCGAGCAGCTCCAGTAGGAACACCAGGAGGCCATGGGCGCTACCCCTTCCGAGCTCGACGACCTCTACCCTGTAGACCTCCCCACCGTTTCCAGCGTTGCCTACTCCTGCTGGCGACCAGCAG GCAACAGTTGCAGCCATGGCCTTGTAGCTCGTTCCCCCCCAGCTCGGAGATCCGATCCGCACCTCCCCTAGCCGGATCTGGAACCAGGCGCCTCCCCGCGCCCATCCCGTTGttccccgccgccgtccgccacctgcAGTCCCCATCTCGTCGATCCTGGGATCAAGCAGCACCGCCTCGCCCTGCTTACTGTCCCGCCCGCGCCAAGGACAGAGCCCAGCCTCTCCTTCCCCTGCTTCGTGCGCAGTTCGGGATCGAGCGACGACCGCCTCGCCCCTTCGTTGACCGCGCCTGCAGCGCCTGGGCCagcagcctccaaggcccagcgCCCCTGCCTGGCCTTCTCCCCACCgagccggcccatgaggcctg cttcggtttcgttccggagttgtga